The following coding sequences lie in one Arabidopsis thaliana chromosome 3, partial sequence genomic window:
- the scpl14 gene encoding serine carboxypeptidase-like 14 (serine carboxypeptidase-like 14 (scpl14); FUNCTIONS IN: serine-type carboxypeptidase activity; INVOLVED IN: proteolysis; LOCATED IN: endomembrane system; CONTAINS InterPro DOMAIN/s: Peptidase S10, serine carboxypeptidase (InterPro:IPR001563); BEST Arabidopsis thaliana protein match is: serine carboxypeptidase-like 15 (TAIR:AT3G12240.1); Has 3660 Blast hits to 3566 proteins in 378 species: Archae - 0; Bacteria - 216; Metazoa - 635; Fungi - 834; Plants - 1566; Viruses - 0; Other Eukaryotes - 409 (source: NCBI BLink).) — translation MGSWIPKLLLLQLVLLLTKHADSSSIIKYLPGFEGPLPFELETGYIGVGDEDEDQMFYYFIKSESNPEEDPLLVWLSGGPGCSSFTGLVYENGPLGFKVEAYNGSIPTLVSTTYSWTKVANIIYLDQPVGAGFSYSRNPFADRPSDTGSAKLVNEFVRKWLAKHPDYFSNPFYVTGNSYSGKVIPAIVQEISNGNYICCKPQINLQGYVIGNPVAYYDHDKDSRIPFAHGVALISDELFESLKRSCGGSYSIVDPLNTECLKLIKDYHKCVSGIYQELILKPKCETTSPDCYTYRYLLSIYWANNEIVRRALKVVEGSKGKWERCDLSVRSNQDIKSSIPYHMNNSIKGYRSLVISGDHDMTIPFLGTQAWIRSLNYSITEKWRPWMILDQVAGYTKTYANKMTLATVKGGGHTLEYKPEENSILFKRWISGQPL, via the exons atggGTTCATGGATACCGaagttgctgctgctgcaactTGTGCTTCTGTTGACTAAGCATGCTGATTCAAGTTCTATCATCAAATATCTTCCTGGTTTTGAAGGCCCTCTTCCCTTCGAGCTCGAAACCGG GTACATTGGTGttggtgatgaagatgaagatcaaATGTTCTACTACTTCATTAAATCTGAGAGCAATCCAGAAGAAGATCCTCTTCTTGTCTGGCTAAGTGGAGGACCTGGTTGCTCTTCTTTCACTGGTCTTGTTTATGAGAACG ggcCTCTTGGTTTCAAGGTTGAGGCGTACAATGGAAGTATCCCCACGTTGGTCTCTACTACATATTCATGGACAAAG GTTGCGAATATAATCTATTTAGATCAACCTGTTGGGGCAGGCTTCTCCTACTCAAGAAATCCATTTGCTGATAGACCAAGTGACACAGGATCAGCTAAGCTGGTCAACGAGTTTGTTCGTAAG TGGCTAGCTAAGCATCCTGATTATTTCTCCAATCCTTTCTATGTCACCGGAAATTCTTATTCCGGTAAGGTGATTCCGGCTATCGTtcaagaaatctcaaatg GAAATTATATATGCTGCAAACCTCAAATAAATCTTCAG GGCTATGTGATCGGAAACCCGGTAGCATACTATGATCATGATAAAGACTCTCGCATTCCATTTGCTCATGGAGTAGCACTCATCTCTGATGAACTCTTTGAG TCGTTGAAGAGAAGCTGTGGAGGAAGCTATAGTATTGTAGATCCTCTTAACACAGAATGCTTGAAACTCATCAAAGATTATCACAAG TGTGTTTCTGGAATATATCAAGAACTCattctaaaaccaaaatgtgAGACTACATCCCCTGATTGTTAT ACGTATCGGTATTTGCTATCTATATATTGGGCAAATAACGAGATTGTCCGCAGAGCACTCAAAGTTGTGGAG GGGAGTAAAGGGAAATGGGAACGATGTGATCTAAGCGTGCGTAGCAATCAAGACATTAAAAGCAGCATACCGTACCATATGAATAACAGCATCAAAGGCTATCGATCTCTAGTCATTAG CGGTGATCACGATATGACAATCCCTTTCCTTGGAACTCAAGCATGGATAAGATCTCTCAACTATTCCATTACTGAAAAATGGAGGCCATGGATGATACTCGATCAAGTAGCcgg ATACACCAAGACTTATGCCAATAAGATGACACTTGCCACTGTGAAA GGAGGTGGGCATACGTTGGAATATAAACCAGAAGAGAATTCAATCTTGTTCAAGAGGTGGATAAGTGGTCAACCTCTTTAA